Proteins encoded by one window of Enterococcus saccharolyticus subsp. saccharolyticus:
- a CDS encoding nucleotide pyrophosphohydrolase, giving the protein MNELSLKKINQFRDDRNWRQFHNEKDLAISISLEASELLELFQWKSSEEVVDHKRERIEEELADVLIYSCMLADNLNMDLDDIIAKKLEKNNQKYPVNKSFGSNSKYDEL; this is encoded by the coding sequence ATGAATGAATTAAGTTTGAAGAAAATTAATCAATTTCGCGATGATCGTAATTGGCGTCAATTTCATAATGAAAAAGATTTAGCGATTTCTATTTCTCTAGAAGCTTCCGAATTATTGGAACTTTTTCAATGGAAATCATCAGAAGAAGTTGTAGATCATAAAAGAGAACGAATCGAAGAAGAATTAGCAGATGTCTTAATTTATTCATGTATGTTAGCCGATAATTTAAATATGGATTTAGATGATATCATTGCTAAAAAATTAGAAAAAAACAATCAAAAATATCCAGTAAATAAAAGTTTTGGAAGTAATTCAAAATATGATGAGTTGTAA
- a CDS encoding MGMT family protein yields the protein MKRILNEDLIYEVLSAVEEIPKGCVATYGQIASLIGRDKNARLVGRVLSMAEYYGKYPCHRVVNHAGRLVPGWVEQAELLHNEGVFLKDTGYVDLKKYQWEC from the coding sequence ATGAAGCGCATCTTAAATGAAGATTTAATTTATGAAGTTCTTTCTGCTGTAGAAGAAATACCCAAGGGCTGTGTTGCTACATACGGGCAAATAGCTAGTTTGATTGGTAGAGACAAAAATGCCAGACTTGTTGGTAGAGTCCTTAGTATGGCTGAATATTATGGGAAGTACCCTTGCCATCGAGTGGTGAATCATGCCGGTCGCTTGGTTCCAGGTTGGGTTGAACAAGCCGAGTTATTACATAATGAAGGTGTTTTTTTGAAAGACACAGGGTATGTGGATTTGAAAAAATATCAATGGGAGTGTTGA
- a CDS encoding GNAT family N-acetyltransferase: MGTHTIITERLILRKFELNDAIQMYNNWASNKKVTHFLTWEPHSNIASVEKSISKRLLKYSDPNFFDWGIELSVSETLIGSITVTHYNKEENIMEIGYVIGEQWWSNGYTTEALTAVVTYLFENTAVKKIEGFHDPMNPQSGRVLKKSGFEYEGIVYKKFSDNSNCKKCQYSIYKNM; the protein is encoded by the coding sequence ATGGGAACACATACCATAATTACAGAAAGATTGATTTTAAGGAAATTTGAATTGAATGACGCTATTCAGATGTATAATAATTGGGCTTCAAATAAAAAAGTAACTCATTTCCTCACTTGGGAACCACATTCAAATATTGCTTCAGTCGAAAAAAGCATTTCTAAAAGATTGCTAAAATATTCTGATCCTAATTTTTTTGACTGGGGTATCGAACTTTCTGTTAGCGAGACATTGATTGGATCTATCACAGTTACACACTACAATAAAGAAGAAAATATCATGGAAATTGGGTATGTAATTGGTGAACAGTGGTGGTCTAACGGGTATACGACAGAAGCACTTACAGCAGTTGTTACATATCTATTTGAGAATACGGCTGTAAAAAAAATAGAAGGATTTCATGATCCAATGAATCCACAGTCTGGGCGAGTATTAAAAAAAAGTGGTTTCGAATATGAGGGAATTGTATACAAAAAATTTTCAGATAATTCAAACTGTAAAAAATGCCAATATTCGATATATAAAAATATGTAA
- the guaA gene encoding glutamine-hydrolyzing GMP synthase produces MTNVDNLPNVEKIIVLDYGSQYNQLITRRIREFGVFSELLSHRITAEEVKAINPKGIILSGGPNSVYDDGSFGIDEEIFELGIPVLGICYGMQLITYKLGGKVEPAKNKEYGKAELEITDKAAQLFASTPEKQTVWMSHGDLVTQAPEGFETVATSKDCPIASIQNSERQMYGVQFHPEVRHSEYGNDLLKHFALDVCQCTGDWSMENFIDMKIEEIRQTVGDKKVLLGLSGGVDSSVVGVLLQKAIGDQLTCIFVDHGLLRKGEAEQVMEMLGGKFGLNIVKVDAHDRFLSKLAGVSDPEEKRKIIGNEFVYVFDDEATKIASDGSVAFLAQGTLYTDIIESGTETAQTIKSHHNVGGLPEDMQFALIEPLDTLFKDEVRALGTELGMPDSIVWRQPFPGPGLGIRVLGEITEEKLEIVRDSDAILREEIAAAGLDRDIWQYFTVLPGIRSVGVMGDGRTYDYTVGIRAVTSIDGMTADFARVPWDVLQKISVRIVNEVAHVNRIVYDITSKPPSTVEWE; encoded by the coding sequence GTGACAAACGTTGACAACTTGCCAAACGTTGAAAAGATTATCGTGTTAGACTACGGTAGCCAGTACAACCAACTGATTACACGTCGTATTCGCGAATTCGGTGTCTTTTCTGAATTATTGAGCCATCGTATTACTGCTGAAGAAGTGAAAGCCATCAATCCTAAAGGAATCATCTTGTCAGGTGGACCAAATAGTGTGTATGACGACGGTTCTTTTGGTATTGACGAAGAAATTTTTGAGTTAGGGATTCCAGTTTTAGGTATTTGCTACGGCATGCAATTAATCACTTACAAATTAGGTGGTAAAGTTGAACCTGCTAAAAACAAAGAATACGGAAAAGCGGAATTAGAAATTACGGATAAAGCTGCTCAATTATTTGCAAGCACTCCTGAAAAACAAACCGTTTGGATGAGTCATGGTGACTTAGTAACACAAGCACCAGAAGGATTTGAAACAGTAGCAACAAGTAAAGATTGCCCAATCGCTTCAATCCAAAACAGCGAGCGCCAAATGTATGGCGTGCAATTCCATCCAGAAGTACGTCATTCTGAATACGGAAATGATTTATTAAAACACTTTGCATTAGATGTTTGTCAATGTACAGGTGACTGGAGCATGGAAAACTTCATCGACATGAAAATTGAAGAAATTCGTCAAACTGTTGGCGATAAAAAAGTATTGCTTGGTTTATCCGGCGGTGTGGATTCTTCTGTTGTTGGTGTGTTATTACAAAAAGCTATCGGTGATCAATTAACATGTATCTTTGTCGATCATGGCCTATTACGTAAAGGCGAAGCAGAACAAGTAATGGAAATGTTAGGCGGAAAATTTGGCCTAAACATCGTTAAAGTCGATGCACATGATCGCTTCTTATCAAAATTAGCTGGCGTTTCTGACCCAGAAGAAAAACGTAAAATCATCGGTAACGAATTTGTCTATGTCTTTGATGACGAAGCAACGAAAATTGCCAGCGATGGCAGTGTTGCCTTCTTAGCACAAGGTACGTTGTATACAGACATCATTGAATCTGGTACTGAAACAGCACAAACAATTAAATCTCACCATAATGTAGGTGGATTACCAGAAGACATGCAATTTGCTTTAATTGAACCTCTTGATACATTATTTAAAGACGAAGTTCGTGCATTAGGTACTGAATTAGGTATGCCAGACTCTATCGTATGGCGCCAACCATTCCCTGGTCCTGGTTTAGGTATCCGTGTATTGGGCGAAATCACGGAAGAAAAATTAGAAATCGTACGTGACTCGGACGCTATCTTGCGTGAAGAAATTGCCGCAGCCGGCTTAGACCGTGACATCTGGCAATACTTCACAGTCTTACCAGGTATCCGTTCAGTTGGTGTAATGGGCGATGGCCGTACCTACGACTACACAGTTGGTATCCGTGCCGTAACATCAATCGATGGGATGACCGCTGATTTTGCTCGTGTCCCATGGGATGTCTTGCAAAAAATCTCTGTTCGCATCGTAAACGAAGTCGCACACGTGAATCGAATTGTGTATGATATTACGAGCAAACCACCTTCAACAGTGGAGTGGGAATAA
- the coaA gene encoding type I pantothenate kinase produces the protein MKEQMNYYQIPREEWQGFYTREHMPLTQAELDNIKSLNDRISMQDVEDVYIPLCHMIHLYMKEYESLTLSKGLFLHRYVKVPPFIIGIAGSVAVGKSTTARLVQTLLARLFPRHNVQLITTDGFLHPNRVLLERGLMERKGFPESYDMERLIQFLNSVKSGEDNLQIPTYSHQVYDIVDGEFETISQPDILIVEGINVLQLPANQQIYVSDFFDFSIFVDAAPKLIETWYLERFESLLDTAFQDPTNYYYKFAIGDRQDALEMAQSVWKNVNLKNLTEYILPTRSRADIILHKTANHEIDQVFLRKY, from the coding sequence ATGAAGGAACAGATGAATTACTATCAAATTCCTCGTGAAGAATGGCAAGGGTTTTACACAAGAGAACACATGCCCTTAACACAAGCTGAATTAGATAATATCAAAAGTTTAAATGACCGCATCTCCATGCAAGACGTAGAAGATGTTTACATTCCTTTATGTCATATGATTCATTTATACATGAAAGAGTATGAATCACTGACGTTAAGTAAAGGTCTTTTTTTACATCGTTATGTCAAAGTTCCACCATTTATTATTGGTATCGCTGGAAGTGTTGCGGTAGGTAAAAGTACAACGGCACGTTTAGTGCAAACATTACTAGCACGCTTATTTCCACGCCATAACGTTCAATTAATCACGACAGATGGTTTTTTACATCCGAATCGTGTCTTATTAGAGCGCGGTTTGATGGAGCGCAAAGGGTTTCCTGAAAGTTATGACATGGAACGTTTGATTCAATTTTTAAATAGTGTGAAGTCTGGAGAAGATAACCTTCAAATTCCCACTTACTCACATCAAGTCTACGATATTGTGGATGGTGAGTTTGAAACTATTTCGCAACCGGATATTCTGATTGTCGAAGGAATTAATGTGTTACAGCTACCCGCAAACCAACAAATTTATGTGAGTGATTTCTTTGATTTCTCAATTTTTGTGGATGCTGCACCCAAATTGATTGAAACCTGGTATCTAGAACGGTTTGAATCACTCTTAGATACCGCTTTTCAAGATCCTACTAATTATTATTACAAGTTCGCGATTGGCGACCGACAAGATGCCCTTGAAATGGCACAATCGGTTTGGAAAAATGTCAATCTAAAGAATTTAACGGAATATATCTTGCCAACGCGGAGTCGAGCAGATATTATTCTCCATAAAACAGCAAATCATGAGATTGACCAAGTCTTTTTAAGAAAATATTGA
- a CDS encoding class I SAM-dependent methyltransferase → MSNHYYSQKPDTAHDFEEWDFELKGKKFRFVTDSGVFSRDTVDYGSRVLIDAFEWDELPEGTILDLGCGYGPIGLSLAYASGRLVEMVDVNERAVDLAQGNATRNQIETVDIHTSYIYEDLHHETYAAILSNPPIRAGKQVVHEILTEAYPRLKTGGTLTIVIQKKQGAPSAQKKMQDTFGNAEIIKKDKGYYIIQSVKED, encoded by the coding sequence ATGAGTAATCATTATTATAGTCAAAAACCAGATACCGCGCATGATTTTGAAGAGTGGGATTTTGAATTAAAAGGGAAGAAATTTCGTTTTGTGACCGATAGTGGTGTTTTTTCACGAGACACGGTAGATTATGGTTCTCGCGTGTTGATTGATGCGTTTGAATGGGACGAATTACCCGAAGGCACGATCTTAGATTTAGGCTGTGGCTACGGTCCAATTGGGTTATCTTTAGCGTATGCTAGTGGTCGTTTGGTGGAAATGGTGGATGTGAATGAACGTGCCGTTGATTTGGCACAAGGGAATGCCACACGCAACCAAATTGAGACGGTTGACATTCACACGTCCTATATTTACGAAGATTTACATCACGAAACGTATGCGGCGATTTTAAGTAATCCACCGATTCGTGCAGGGAAACAAGTGGTGCATGAAATTTTAACTGAGGCGTATCCGCGTTTGAAAACTGGTGGCACATTAACCATTGTGATTCAGAAAAAACAAGGTGCGCCAAGTGCACAAAAGAAAATGCAAGATACCTTTGGCAATGCAGAGATTATTAAAAAAGACAAAGGGTATTACATTATTCAAAGTGTGAAAGAAGACTAA
- a CDS encoding LacI family DNA-binding transcriptional regulator, producing the protein MKLTIRQIAEMAGVSVTTVSQILNNKGSRFSDATRKKVLDIVNEHQYKPDFFASNLITRHSKTIGMIVPDVTDFFFSKIVEGAESYMNPLGYMLILCNSHQSLEKEKQLLQQLAHRAVDGILLATPNQLPEEFNLQSSFYHKMPMILIDRGINQREAGRLIVKEYEGAYQAVNYLISQGHRKIGLLKEKTGYYQLEERYNGYRHALKDAGISFKRHWVVDGELTVAGGYLAAKELLRSRDITAIFCGNDAMAIGCYQAIYEIGKKVPDDISVVGFDGLKLSSYTTPPLTTVMQPTFDIGFTAAKFLVDAIEFPERRIPNKIFDTKLIIRESVKDITNVN; encoded by the coding sequence ATGAAGCTAACGATTCGACAAATTGCCGAAATGGCGGGTGTTTCGGTGACGACCGTATCACAAATTTTAAATAACAAAGGTAGTCGCTTTAGTGATGCGACCCGAAAAAAAGTATTAGATATTGTGAATGAGCATCAATACAAGCCTGATTTTTTTGCTTCGAATTTAATTACGCGTCATTCGAAAACAATCGGGATGATTGTTCCAGATGTCACGGATTTCTTTTTTTCCAAAATTGTTGAAGGTGCTGAAAGTTACATGAATCCGTTAGGCTATATGTTGATTTTATGCAATTCACATCAAAGTTTGGAAAAAGAAAAGCAATTGTTGCAACAATTGGCGCATCGTGCCGTGGATGGCATTTTATTAGCTACGCCCAATCAGTTACCTGAAGAATTTAATTTACAGAGTTCGTTCTATCATAAAATGCCAATGATTTTAATCGACCGTGGGATTAATCAACGTGAAGCAGGCCGTTTAATTGTCAAAGAATATGAAGGGGCGTATCAAGCGGTTAATTATTTAATTTCGCAAGGGCATCGCAAGATTGGTTTGTTAAAAGAAAAAACAGGCTATTATCAACTAGAAGAGCGCTACAATGGGTATCGTCATGCATTAAAAGACGCGGGGATTTCATTTAAACGTCATTGGGTGGTTGATGGTGAGTTAACAGTGGCTGGTGGGTACTTAGCGGCGAAAGAACTATTGCGCTCCAGAGATATTACCGCTATTTTTTGTGGCAATGATGCAATGGCTATCGGTTGTTACCAAGCGATTTATGAAATAGGGAAAAAAGTGCCAGATGATATTTCAGTCGTGGGCTTTGATGGCTTGAAATTGTCTTCCTATACAACACCGCCGCTGACGACAGTGATGCAACCAACTTTTGATATTGGGTTCACGGCAGCCAAATTTTTAGTGGATGCTATTGAGTTTCCAGAACGACGAATCCCAAATAAAATTTTTGATACAAAATTAATAATTCGTGAGAGCGTGAAGGATATTACAAACGTAAATTAA
- a CDS encoding pyrimidine-nucleoside phosphorylase produces MRMVDLIEKKRDGGTLSEKEIQYIVNEYTENRIPDYQMSALLMAIFYEDMTDEEITALTLAMANSGEVIDLSSIDGIKVDKHSTGGVGDTTTLILAPLVASVGVPVAKMSGRGLGYTGGTLDKLESIPGFQIELSEENFIKLVNESQVAVIGQTGNLAPADKKLYALRDVTATVNSIPLIASSIMSKKIAAGADAIVLDVTTGDGAFMKNLEDARRLAHTMVRIGKLANRQTMAVISDMSQPLGEAIGNSLEVVEAIETLQGKGPEDLVEMCYALGSQMVVLAKKAETLEEARQLLKEALDSGAALEKFKEMIRNQGGDASIVDEPNRLLTAKYEQALPAKQSGVMTKLVANELGIAAMMLGAGRRTKEDAIDHAVGLKLHKKVGEAIQEGDALLTIYSNTEDIEEVKALLYQYIEIGETGEEPPLIHEIITE; encoded by the coding sequence ATGCGAATGGTGGATTTGATAGAAAAAAAACGCGATGGGGGCACATTGTCAGAAAAAGAGATTCAATATATTGTTAACGAATATACCGAGAATCGAATACCTGACTATCAAATGAGTGCATTGCTCATGGCGATTTTTTATGAAGACATGACAGATGAAGAGATTACGGCATTGACGTTAGCAATGGCAAATTCTGGTGAAGTGATTGATTTATCATCAATCGATGGTATTAAAGTGGATAAACATTCAACCGGTGGTGTGGGTGATACGACAACTTTAATTTTAGCACCGCTTGTAGCAAGTGTTGGCGTACCAGTAGCAAAAATGTCCGGACGTGGATTAGGTTATACCGGTGGAACATTGGATAAATTAGAATCTATTCCTGGTTTCCAAATTGAATTGTCAGAAGAGAACTTTATAAAACTCGTCAACGAAAGCCAAGTGGCGGTTATTGGGCAAACTGGAAATTTAGCACCAGCAGATAAAAAACTCTATGCCTTACGTGATGTAACAGCAACTGTGAATTCGATTCCGTTAATTGCTAGTTCAATTATGAGTAAAAAAATTGCCGCCGGTGCCGATGCAATCGTCTTGGATGTTACAACTGGTGATGGCGCATTTATGAAAAATTTAGAAGATGCCCGTCGTTTAGCACATACAATGGTACGCATTGGAAAACTAGCGAATCGTCAAACCATGGCTGTTATTTCAGATATGTCACAACCACTAGGTGAAGCAATTGGGAATAGTTTAGAAGTTGTCGAAGCGATTGAAACATTGCAAGGCAAAGGCCCAGAAGATTTAGTGGAAATGTGTTATGCCTTAGGAAGTCAAATGGTGGTTCTAGCGAAAAAAGCAGAGACTTTAGAAGAGGCGCGTCAGCTACTAAAAGAAGCGTTAGATTCAGGAGCAGCTTTAGAAAAATTCAAAGAGATGATTCGTAACCAAGGTGGAGACGCTTCGATTGTAGATGAACCAAACCGACTATTGACAGCGAAGTATGAACAAGCATTACCAGCAAAACAATCTGGTGTGATGACAAAATTAGTTGCGAATGAATTAGGAATTGCGGCTATGATGTTAGGCGCAGGACGACGCACGAAAGAAGATGCGATTGATCATGCGGTTGGTTTGAAATTGCATAAAAAAGTGGGCGAAGCCATTCAAGAAGGTGACGCATTGTTAACCATTTATAGCAATACAGAAGATATTGAAGAAGTAAAAGCCTTATTGTATCAATATATTGAAATTGGTGAAACTGGAGAAGAACCTCCGTTAATTCATGAAATTATTACAGAATAG
- the deoC gene encoding deoxyribose-phosphate aldolase produces MELNRMMDHTILKADTPKSEVLRIIEEAKKYHFYSVCINPVWVSLAAEELKGEPVSVCTVIGFPLGASTTATKAFETEDAIKNGADEIDMVISIGQLKSGDYEAVQNDIAGVVAAAKDRALVKVILETCLLTDEEIVKACELAKAAGADFVKTSTGFSTGGADVNDVRLMRETVGPEMGVKASGGIHNEAQALAMVEAGASRLGTSASVAIISGANGTGY; encoded by the coding sequence ATGGAACTAAATCGAATGATGGACCATACTATTTTAAAAGCAGACACACCCAAATCAGAAGTTTTACGCATTATTGAAGAAGCGAAAAAATATCATTTTTATTCTGTTTGTATCAATCCAGTATGGGTTTCATTAGCAGCAGAAGAATTAAAAGGTGAACCTGTGTCCGTATGTACAGTTATTGGTTTCCCTTTAGGCGCGTCAACTACAGCAACGAAAGCTTTTGAAACAGAAGATGCTATCAAAAACGGTGCAGACGAAATTGATATGGTTATTTCAATCGGTCAATTAAAATCAGGCGACTACGAAGCTGTTCAAAATGATATCGCAGGCGTTGTTGCTGCTGCCAAAGATCGTGCATTAGTAAAAGTTATTCTTGAAACATGTCTGTTAACAGATGAAGAGATTGTCAAAGCTTGTGAATTAGCTAAAGCAGCAGGAGCAGATTTTGTTAAAACATCTACCGGCTTTTCGACTGGTGGAGCGGATGTGAATGATGTTCGTTTAATGCGTGAAACAGTGGGACCAGAAATGGGTGTCAAAGCTTCAGGCGGTATTCACAACGAAGCGCAAGCCTTAGCAATGGTAGAAGCGGGAGCAAGTCGTCTGGGAACAAGTGCTAGTGTGGCAATTATTTCAGGAGCCAATGGCACAGGCTATTAA
- a CDS encoding cytidine deaminase: MKAKEDWIQTAIDALDKAYVPYSHFPVGACLVTKDGKAYQGLNIENASYGLSNCAERTAIFKAISEGEREFQHLVVAGHTPEPIAPCGACRQVIAEFCQADMPVTLVGDDGVTKETTVGELLPYSFTNKDL; this comes from the coding sequence ATGAAAGCAAAAGAAGATTGGATTCAAACGGCCATCGATGCGTTAGATAAAGCGTATGTACCGTATTCACACTTTCCAGTGGGTGCCTGCTTAGTCACAAAAGATGGGAAAGCTTATCAAGGGCTAAACATTGAAAATGCGTCGTATGGATTAAGCAACTGTGCGGAACGGACAGCAATTTTTAAAGCTATTTCTGAAGGTGAACGAGAATTTCAACATTTAGTGGTAGCCGGACATACACCAGAACCAATTGCACCATGTGGCGCTTGTCGTCAAGTAATTGCTGAGTTTTGCCAAGCGGATATGCCCGTAACGTTGGTCGGTGATGATGGTGTAACCAAAGAAACAACTGTGGGAGAGTTATTACCGTATTCTTTCACGAACAAAGATTTATAA
- a CDS encoding BMP family lipoprotein, producing MKKAKLFSFGAVAMASALLLGACGNGGNSAGTDGSDGGNSGDKPAATIALITDTGGVDDRSFNQSAWEGFKEWGDENGFSRGANGYQYFQSANESDYVPNIDQALNAGFNTIFGIGYKLQPAIKEQAELNPDTNFVIVDEVIDLPNVASATFKDHEASYLAGIAAAYTTETGTVGFIGGVEGEVIDRFEAGFNAGVEAAAKELNKEVEVKNQYAGDFAAPDKGRSIAQGMYAQGADIIFHASGGTGNGVFQEAKARNESGDEKVWVIGVDRDQTADGDYKKDGKDENFTLTSTLKGVGSVSKDLAQKALEGNFPGGEHEVYGLKEDGVGLTEGQLSDEAKAAVEKAKEQIIAGEIEVPEKP from the coding sequence ATGAAAAAAGCAAAATTATTTAGTTTTGGTGCTGTAGCAATGGCGAGCGCTTTGTTGTTAGGTGCATGTGGTAACGGAGGAAATAGTGCAGGTACAGATGGGTCTGACGGAGGAAATTCAGGAGACAAACCCGCAGCTACAATTGCGTTAATTACCGATACAGGTGGGGTAGATGACCGTTCATTTAACCAATCAGCTTGGGAAGGTTTCAAAGAGTGGGGCGATGAAAATGGTTTCTCTCGTGGTGCGAATGGCTACCAATATTTCCAATCTGCAAATGAATCTGATTATGTACCAAATATTGACCAAGCCTTAAATGCTGGTTTCAATACAATTTTTGGTATTGGTTATAAACTACAACCTGCGATTAAAGAACAAGCAGAATTAAACCCAGATACAAACTTTGTTATTGTCGATGAAGTTATTGATTTACCAAACGTTGCTTCAGCAACATTTAAAGATCATGAAGCTTCTTACTTAGCCGGAATCGCTGCTGCATACACAACAGAAACTGGAACAGTTGGTTTTATTGGTGGTGTTGAAGGGGAAGTTATCGACCGTTTTGAAGCTGGTTTTAATGCTGGTGTGGAAGCTGCTGCTAAAGAATTAAATAAAGAAGTCGAAGTGAAAAACCAATATGCTGGTGATTTTGCTGCGCCGGATAAAGGTCGTTCAATTGCACAAGGGATGTATGCACAAGGTGCAGATATTATCTTCCATGCTTCAGGTGGTACAGGAAACGGTGTCTTCCAAGAAGCAAAAGCTCGTAACGAATCTGGCGATGAAAAAGTTTGGGTAATCGGAGTAGACCGTGACCAAACAGCTGATGGTGATTACAAAAAAGATGGAAAAGATGAGAACTTTACATTAACTTCTACATTAAAAGGTGTGGGATCAGTATCAAAAGACTTGGCGCAAAAAGCACTTGAAGGTAACTTCCCTGGTGGAGAACATGAAGTGTATGGCTTGAAAGAAGATGGCGTGGGCTTAACAGAAGGTCAATTATCTGACGAAGCAAAAGCTGCTGTTGAGAAAGCGAAAGAACAAATTATTGCTGGTGAAATTGAAGTGCCAGAAAAACCTTAA